In Armatimonadota bacterium, one DNA window encodes the following:
- the gmhB gene encoding D-glycero-beta-D-manno-heptose 1,7-bisphosphate 7-phosphatase, with amino-acid sequence MKVVFLDRDGVINEDRDDYVKNLDELKVFPFAPEAIKKLNDAGFEVHIISNQQGVAKGLIREDDLAAIQTEITRQVEAAGGRITSFSYCKHMASEKCACRKPNAGMLMAAASDYNIDLKKSFMIGDSEKDIGAGKAAGCRTILVLSGMNTVESAKKLACQPDYIANNLGDAVNYVIGLNV; translated from the coding sequence ATGAAGGTTGTTTTTCTGGACAGGGACGGGGTAATAAACGAAGACAGGGACGATTACGTCAAGAACCTCGATGAACTAAAGGTCTTTCCATTCGCGCCTGAAGCTATTAAAAAACTCAATGATGCCGGTTTTGAAGTGCATATAATATCAAACCAGCAGGGAGTGGCGAAGGGTCTGATCCGGGAAGACGATCTTGCTGCCATACAGACCGAGATAACCAGGCAGGTCGAGGCCGCAGGCGGCAGGATAACCAGCTTTTCTTACTGCAAACACATGGCCTCCGAGAAATGCGCATGCAGGAAACCTAATGCAGGCATGCTGATGGCCGCCGCGTCAGACTACAATATCGACCTCAAAAAATCATTTATGATCGGCGACAGCGAAAAGGACATCGGGGCAGGCAAGGCTGCTGGGTGCCGAACTATATTGGTACTGAGCGGAATGAACACTGTGGAGTCCGCCAAAAAGCTCGCTTGCCAACCGGACTACATAGCGAACAACCTTGGCGATGCAGTCAATTATGTGATTGGGTTGAATGTATAA
- a CDS encoding Fe-S-containing hydro-lyase, giving the protein MNAIRLTTPLTDDVIEQLHAGDHVLLSGTVYTARDAAHARLIELLRQGKPLPFDIKDQVIYYVGPTPAKPGHVIGSAGPTTSGRMDSFTPELLKAGLKGMIGKGQRDQSVIDAIAANKAVYFAATGGAAAMLAKRVVSCEVIAYEDLGCEAIRKLEVKDLPLIVINDCHGRDFYRENQERYAKSFLGD; this is encoded by the coding sequence ATGAACGCAATCCGCCTGACGACACCTCTGACAGACGATGTAATCGAGCAGCTCCATGCAGGCGATCATGTTCTCCTCTCGGGCACCGTCTACACCGCGCGCGATGCAGCCCATGCCCGCCTTATTGAGCTTCTTAGGCAGGGTAAGCCTTTGCCGTTCGATATAAAAGACCAGGTCATATACTATGTCGGACCGACACCGGCCAAGCCCGGCCATGTAATCGGTTCGGCTGGGCCAACCACATCCGGCAGAATGGACTCATTTACTCCCGAACTCCTCAAGGCTGGCCTCAAAGGGATGATCGGCAAGGGCCAGCGAGATCAGAGCGTTATCGATGCAATCGCGGCAAATAAAGCCGTCTACTTCGCCGCGACAGGCGGAGCAGCAGCAATGCTTGCAAAGCGTGTGGTTTCATGTGAGGTTATCGCTTACGAAGACCTCGGCTGCGAAGCCATACGCAAGCTGGAAGTGAAGGACCTGCCCCTGATCGTAATCAACGACTGCCATGGCCGTGATTTTTACCGTGAGAACCAGGAGAGATACGCAAAATCTTTTCTGGGCGATTGA
- a CDS encoding fumarate hydratase, whose amino-acid sequence MKEINAQEITKQVKEACIEACFVLPDDVLDSLKHAWDIEESPAGKTVIDEIVENAEIARTERVPICQDTGLTLVFVELGQDAHIVGGYMYDAINEGVRRGYEEGYLRKSIVRHPLDRVNTSDNTPAVIHTQIVPGDGLRIIIAPKGGGSENMSIARVLKPAEGLNGVRKFVVDTVRSAGSSPCPPIIVGVGLGGTIEKAALLSKKAILRKVGEPSQNPIDAGIESDLLEAVNRTGVGPSGLGGRVTALAVHVESYPCHIASLPVAITIQCHAARHKEIVL is encoded by the coding sequence ATGAAAGAAATTAACGCGCAAGAGATAACTAAACAAGTCAAGGAAGCCTGTATCGAGGCATGTTTTGTCCTGCCGGACGATGTTCTCGACTCGCTGAAGCACGCCTGGGATATAGAAGAATCTCCTGCCGGCAAGACTGTAATCGATGAGATTGTCGAAAACGCTGAGATCGCCAGAACCGAGCGCGTTCCGATCTGTCAGGACACTGGCCTCACGCTTGTTTTTGTTGAGCTGGGGCAGGATGCGCATATAGTCGGCGGCTATATGTATGACGCCATAAACGAAGGTGTGCGCCGGGGTTATGAAGAGGGCTATCTGCGCAAGTCGATTGTCCGTCATCCTCTGGACCGGGTCAATACTTCCGACAACACCCCCGCAGTTATCCATACTCAGATAGTTCCCGGCGATGGCCTGCGCATCATAATAGCCCCCAAGGGCGGCGGAAGCGAGAACATGAGCATTGCGCGAGTGCTCAAGCCTGCCGAGGGACTCAACGGCGTCAGAAAATTCGTGGTCGATACTGTCCGCAGCGCGGGATCGAGTCCCTGTCCGCCAATTATTGTCGGCGTCGGCCTCGGCGGCACAATTGAGAAAGCTGCACTGCTCTCAAAAAAAGCCATCCTGCGCAAAGTAGGTGAGCCGAGTCAAAACCCGATAGACGCCGGGATCGAGAGTGATCTGCTTGAGGCTGTTAATCGAACAGGTGTGGGACCGTCCGGCCTGGGCGGCAGAGTGACTGCTCTGGCTGTGCATGTAGAGTCTTACCCATGCCATATAGCCAGCCTGCCTGTTGCTATTACGATCCAGTGCCACGCCGCGCGGCACAAGGAGATTGTGCTCTGA
- a CDS encoding type II secretion system protein, with translation MRRLRGFSLIELLVVIGVIAVLAAIMAPVCVNAKKSAVRSACQSNLSQIGRAFNAYLSDYDSSYPNTDNQYLWSGYYWRETMRRYVGISRAAGSEGTRQMILACPADPTPSGIYAGTSYAYSAAFYMTPEQVDSVADGNYLRTKYSATNPKLPCSTIKASLVKFASKKIMVAEYWTLHSANTKVGWYDGPESGNDPWSGARNSLFADNHVKFVPTKQIHPAQSPLVSRPRSLPDINLTRNGVYGKDID, from the coding sequence GTGAGAAGATTACGTGGCTTTTCGCTCATCGAGCTGCTTGTCGTTATAGGCGTCATTGCAGTTCTTGCGGCGATCATGGCTCCGGTCTGTGTCAATGCAAAGAAATCAGCGGTGCGCTCGGCATGCCAGTCAAATTTGTCCCAGATAGGCCGGGCGTTTAATGCTTACCTGTCTGATTACGATAGCTCCTATCCAAACACCGACAATCAGTATCTGTGGTCGGGCTATTACTGGCGTGAGACAATGCGCCGGTATGTAGGCATAAGCAGGGCTGCCGGTTCGGAAGGGACCAGGCAGATGATCCTTGCCTGCCCCGCCGACCCGACTCCATCAGGCATATACGCGGGTACGTCATACGCTTATTCGGCTGCATTTTATATGACTCCAGAGCAGGTCGATTCGGTGGCAGATGGGAATTATCTGCGCACCAAATACAGCGCCACAAATCCGAAGCTGCCCTGTTCGACTATTAAGGCATCGCTGGTCAAGTTTGCCTCCAAGAAGATCATGGTGGCCGAGTATTGGACACTGCACAGTGCAAATACCAAAGTCGGCTGGTATGACGGCCCCGAATCGGGAAACGACCCCTGGAGCGGTGCGCGCAACTCTCTGTTTGCGGACAATCACGTCAAATTCGTGCCGACTAAGCAGATACATCCGGCGCAGAGCCCCCTGGTTTCCAGACCTCGCTCTCTGCCTGATATCAACCTGACAAGAAACGGCGTTTATGGGAAAGATATAGACTGA
- a CDS encoding NADH-quinone oxidoreductase subunit N, translating into MQIGNIILISPAIWLTASAIIVLLLGVFASKRPDKGLDHWFPTQYAAPVLTFFGLVLSGAVIWFSLGLVSKTSQGAINGVLTDFPAVGLFVTAGGHAQLTVDPFAAILSFVAIAGTLIVMLISLGHFGEHQIHKAEYYSLLMFATVAVCLAAAASDLIAIYLSIEFLSLSSYVLAAFAKSDRRSAEAGLKYFLYGAACSAIMLYGMSILFGITGGNTSLSAIAAGFSSDKVAFTGAGWVAVMFTLVGMGFKLALVPFHFWAPDTYEGAPTPVTAFLSVVSKSAGLAVIIRFITVVATPSNPISLSWYWILVVLTTLSMFYGNLVAIWQRNIKRMLAYSSIAQVGYMMVGVLAAMHTFNRGGSALGVPNASVRADVIGGSPMDIQGVLIYVMAYLFMNLGAFAVVVAVGKRLRSDAIESYAGLMKHAPFYASALAIFLVSLAGVPPTAGFLGKLFVFGSAINVGSPEMIVLAILGVVNSVISAYYYLNVVRLMFFMPAKEEIKIVGGSAVNAAIVIMLILTLTLAIFAKPVSDITANAVYAHNVVHILSSP; encoded by the coding sequence ATGCAAATAGGCAATATAATACTAATATCACCAGCCATATGGCTCACCGCCTCAGCAATTATCGTGTTGCTGCTGGGTGTTTTCGCGTCCAAGCGGCCCGATAAGGGTCTGGACCACTGGTTTCCGACTCAGTATGCGGCTCCGGTGCTTACCTTTTTCGGTCTGGTACTTTCGGGTGCAGTGATCTGGTTTTCGCTGGGGCTTGTCAGTAAGACATCGCAGGGAGCGATCAACGGCGTCCTTACTGATTTTCCCGCAGTGGGGCTGTTTGTGACTGCCGGCGGTCATGCCCAGCTTACAGTCGATCCGTTTGCTGCGATACTCTCGTTCGTGGCTATAGCTGGGACTCTGATCGTAATGCTGATCTCACTCGGCCACTTCGGTGAGCACCAGATACACAAGGCCGAATACTACTCGCTACTGATGTTCGCCACAGTCGCCGTGTGCCTCGCTGCTGCGGCTTCCGATCTAATCGCGATATATCTTAGTATCGAGTTCTTGAGCTTGTCGAGTTATGTGCTGGCAGCGTTTGCCAAGTCGGACAGGCGCTCAGCCGAAGCCGGGCTCAAGTATTTCCTGTATGGCGCGGCGTGCTCGGCTATAATGCTCTACGGAATGTCTATCCTGTTTGGTATAACAGGCGGCAACACTTCTCTGAGCGCGATAGCGGCAGGCTTTTCTTCCGACAAGGTGGCCTTTACAGGCGCGGGCTGGGTAGCTGTCATGTTCACCCTTGTGGGCATGGGGTTCAAGCTTGCTCTGGTGCCGTTCCACTTCTGGGCCCCCGACACTTATGAAGGCGCGCCTACTCCGGTCACTGCGTTTCTCTCAGTTGTAAGCAAGTCCGCAGGGTTGGCTGTGATTATACGCTTCATTACAGTGGTTGCAACCCCGTCGAATCCGATTTCATTGAGTTGGTATTGGATTCTGGTAGTGCTCACGACTTTGAGCATGTTCTACGGCAACCTGGTAGCCATCTGGCAGCGCAATATCAAGCGAATGCTGGCGTATTCGAGCATTGCCCAGGTCGGGTATATGATGGTCGGCGTGCTGGCCGCCATGCATACATTTAACCGGGGCGGATCGGCTCTTGGTGTGCCGAATGCATCCGTGCGAGCGGATGTGATAGGCGGTTCGCCTATGGATATACAGGGTGTGCTGATATATGTAATGGCATATCTGTTCATGAACCTTGGCGCATTCGCGGTAGTGGTTGCTGTAGGCAAGCGCCTGCGTTCTGACGCGATTGAAAGCTATGCCGGTCTGATGAAACATGCGCCTTTTTATGCATCGGCTTTGGCAATATTTCTGGTATCGCTTGCGGGCGTGCCGCCCACGGCAGGCTTCCTCGGCAAGCTCTTTGTATTTGGAAGCGCGATCAATGTCGGCAGCCCCGAGATGATTGTCCTGGCGATTTTGGGCGTTGTCAATAGCGTCATTTCAGCGTATTATTACCTGAATGTGGTGCGGCTGATGTTCTTTATGCCTGCCAAGGAAGAGATCAAGATTGTGGGTGGTTCGGCTGTTAATGCGGCTATTGTGATAATGCTTATTCTGACGCTCACTCTGGCCATATTTGCTAAACCGGTATCGGATATTACGGCAAATGCCGTTTATGCTCATAACGTGGTTCACATCTTATCGAGCCCCTAG
- a CDS encoding HepT-like ribonuclease domain-containing protein encodes MRRDELLYLQDIVEAADDIADFIAGLQPETFASSNLVQSAVLQKLLVIGEAAAHVSQQTSECHSKIEWSDIVAFRNFAVHAYFAVDWDRVWDAATMDAPLLRNQIQQIINESSL; translated from the coding sequence ATGCGGCGTGATGAACTGCTTTATCTTCAGGATATTGTTGAGGCTGCAGATGATATAGCCGATTTTATTGCCGGATTGCAGCCGGAGACTTTCGCAAGCAGCAATTTGGTGCAAAGCGCTGTTCTTCAGAAGCTTCTTGTGATTGGCGAAGCTGCTGCGCATGTTTCTCAGCAGACTAGTGAATGCCATTCGAAAATAGAATGGAGTGACATAGTGGCATTTAGAAATTTTGCAGTTCACGCGTATTTTGCGGTCGATTGGGATCGTGTTTGGGATGCGGCTACAATGGATGCCCCACTTTTGCGTAATCAGATACAACAAATAATTAATGAAAGCTCTTTATAA
- a CDS encoding nucleotidyltransferase family protein produces the protein MDQFQISIPIEAIKELCKKYRVKELALFGSVLREDFRPDSDIDVLVEFESDAHIGFLGMAALARELSGLLDRNVDLVPKGGLKRRIRKPVLDSSMVIYAA, from the coding sequence ATGGATCAATTCCAAATAAGTATACCGATAGAAGCCATAAAAGAACTGTGCAAGAAATACCGGGTCAAAGAGCTTGCGCTATTCGGGTCAGTTTTGCGTGAGGATTTCAGGCCCGACAGTGATATTGATGTTTTAGTCGAGTTTGAATCGGACGCGCATATCGGTTTTCTTGGAATGGCTGCGCTTGCCCGTGAATTATCTGGTCTTCTTGATCGTAATGTTGACCTTGTTCCAAAAGGTGGTCTTAAGAGGAGAATTAGAAAACCTGTCTTGGATAGTTCCATGGTGATATATGCGGCGTGA
- a CDS encoding NADH-quinone oxidoreductase subunit M translates to MGSTNHWILPLITFLPLVGAVLIMFIPKEKPNAIKGLSILISIIPLIMSVWLWFAYKHSGMQFPNGLQFGINVPWISSIGVNFAMGVDGLSVPLIFLTTLLTTLSLIYSHFIEVRPKEYFWMFLLLETGMLGVFTSMDFVLFFVFWEVSLVPMYFLIGIWGGPHREYAAIKFFLYTMVGSMAMLLSILAMYFHTSAPGGGHTFSMLAMAQQAMANGDAVPVGMAALVFWGLFLGFAVKVPMFPFHTWLPDAHVEAPTAGSVILAGVLLKMGTYGFIRVMLPMMPGQFARFWWVIAVLSVIGIIYGAFVAMAQKDLKKLIAYSSVSHMGYVTLGCAVAASGLGTFVTRQSALNGAQMQNFSHGLITGALFLLVGVVYERAHTRDLGAFGGLGAKVPIYAGMLSFCSFASLGLPGMTGFIAELSVLTGAYAASPLLAGLALIGIVVTAAYMLWMLQRVLLGPLNPKWDKMPDADGREIVSVAPLMALTLFFGVIPGPVMAFFSNASRAIIGVLH, encoded by the coding sequence ATGGGTTCCACCAATCACTGGATTCTTCCATTAATTACATTTCTGCCGCTAGTTGGAGCGGTGCTCATAATGTTTATTCCCAAGGAGAAGCCCAACGCGATCAAGGGGCTGTCGATCCTGATCAGTATTATTCCTCTGATCATGTCGGTCTGGCTCTGGTTTGCGTACAAGCACAGCGGGATGCAGTTCCCGAACGGGTTACAGTTCGGCATTAACGTGCCGTGGATATCGAGCATCGGCGTGAACTTTGCGATGGGTGTGGACGGTCTGAGTGTGCCTCTCATATTCCTGACGACTCTGCTGACGACCCTGAGCCTTATCTATTCGCACTTCATCGAGGTCCGTCCCAAGGAATATTTCTGGATGTTCCTGCTCCTTGAGACGGGTATGCTGGGTGTCTTTACGTCGATGGACTTCGTGCTCTTCTTTGTGTTTTGGGAAGTCTCGCTGGTCCCGATGTATTTCCTGATCGGCATATGGGGCGGCCCGCACAGAGAATACGCCGCTATCAAGTTCTTCTTATACACGATGGTCGGCAGTATGGCTATGCTCCTTTCGATCCTGGCGATGTATTTCCATACGAGCGCGCCGGGCGGTGGCCACACGTTCAGCATGCTGGCGATGGCTCAGCAGGCAATGGCAAATGGCGACGCGGTGCCGGTAGGTATGGCCGCGCTGGTATTCTGGGGGCTGTTCCTCGGTTTTGCCGTAAAGGTCCCGATGTTCCCGTTCCATACATGGCTGCCGGATGCTCACGTTGAGGCTCCGACTGCAGGTTCGGTTATCCTTGCCGGTGTCCTGCTTAAGATGGGAACTTACGGTTTTATTAGAGTTATGCTTCCTATGATGCCAGGGCAGTTCGCTCGTTTTTGGTGGGTAATAGCAGTTTTGTCGGTCATCGGGATTATCTACGGCGCATTTGTAGCCATGGCTCAGAAAGACCTCAAGAAGCTGATCGCTTACTCGTCCGTAAGCCATATGGGTTACGTGACATTGGGCTGCGCTGTTGCGGCGAGCGGACTGGGGACTTTCGTCACAAGACAGTCCGCGTTAAACGGCGCTCAGATGCAAAACTTCAGCCACGGTTTGATAACGGGCGCACTCTTCCTTCTGGTGGGTGTCGTCTATGAGCGCGCGCACACCAGGGATCTGGGCGCATTCGGGGGTTTGGGCGCTAAAGTGCCCATATATGCCGGAATGCTTTCGTTCTGCAGCTTTGCGTCACTCGGCTTGCCGGGTATGACGGGCTTCATCGCCGAACTCTCGGTCCTCACCGGCGCATACGCAGCCAGTCCACTGCTGGCGGGGCTTGCACTGATCGGAATTGTAGTGACGGCGGCATATATGCTCTGGATGCTCCAGCGAGTGCTGCTTGGCCCGCTCAATCCGAAGTGGGACAAGATGCCGGACGCGGACGGCCGCGAGATCGTAAGCGTGGCTCCTCTGATGGCCTTAACACTCTTCTTCGGTGTAATTCCAGGCCCGGTGATGGCGTTCTTCAGCAATGCGTCTAGGGCCATTATAGGTGTGCTGCATTAA
- the nuoL gene encoding NADH-quinone oxidoreductase subunit L, giving the protein MIEYTWLIPVLPVVAFALILTFGKKLPGQGAYVAIAGMLASFVMAVMVAAKWLLGGVHDGPLSVTIPWMPAGNINIDMGFSVDALTCVMLLVVTVVASMVMIYSIGYMHGDKRYPRYFAYVSLFSAAMLTLVIANNILLMFMAWELVGLTSYLLIGFWFEKPSAMRAAKKAFLVTRVGDVGFMAGMMLLFIKTGSFNLFGSNGVFENLDKLKVLVHIGPWMIPLAGLAGLLLFCGAVGKSAQFPLHVWLPDAMEGPTPVSALIHAATMVAAGVYLVARMYPVYLTDTSGIALHTVAYIGAFTALFAASIGIAQNDIKKVLAYSTVSQLGYMIMALGVFGYVAAIFHLMTHAFFKAQLFLGSGSVIHGTGTQDMREMGGLKKKMPWTYWTFLIATLSLCGIPFVTAGGWSKEEILTVAFHTNKIVFWAGALGAFVTSFYMFRLIYMTFHGEPKNHEIHAHESPKVMLVPLVILATLAVFAGYVGTPFKNAFEHSMMPVLGHHYETVLESALEGAHMTSGFFTPVFLIGTCAALLGILLATMIWKWHVIKIEKLEPAFGWLAKIVANKYYIDEIYHATIIRGIMLVAAFLFWFDKWIIDYVIVNGVGYLSLVVSSVWNWCDKNIVDGLVNLTGWITGTLGRGLRYIQTGVAEQYVFLLVVSIALMSVVALVAAVFGHHSEVSWVPPITGFFH; this is encoded by the coding sequence ATGATTGAATACACATGGCTGATACCCGTATTGCCGGTTGTCGCCTTCGCGCTCATTCTTACGTTCGGCAAAAAGCTTCCCGGCCAGGGTGCGTATGTCGCAATCGCAGGCATGCTCGCATCTTTCGTGATGGCTGTTATGGTGGCTGCGAAGTGGCTGCTGGGCGGAGTGCATGACGGCCCGCTGAGCGTGACCATCCCCTGGATGCCCGCCGGTAATATAAATATCGACATGGGTTTTTCCGTGGACGCGCTCACATGTGTGATGCTGCTGGTCGTGACGGTTGTCGCCTCGATGGTAATGATCTATTCCATCGGCTATATGCACGGCGACAAGCGCTACCCGCGATATTTCGCGTATGTCTCGCTCTTCTCGGCTGCGATGCTCACGCTCGTGATCGCAAATAATATCCTGCTGATGTTTATGGCGTGGGAGCTTGTCGGTCTGACGAGTTATCTGCTGATCGGGTTCTGGTTCGAGAAACCCTCGGCCATGCGCGCTGCCAAGAAGGCTTTCTTGGTCACCAGGGTCGGCGATGTCGGGTTTATGGCGGGCATGATGCTGCTCTTTATCAAGACCGGCTCGTTCAATCTCTTCGGCTCAAACGGAGTCTTTGAGAACCTGGATAAGCTCAAGGTTCTGGTTCATATCGGACCATGGATGATTCCTCTTGCAGGTCTTGCGGGGCTGCTGCTCTTCTGCGGAGCAGTGGGCAAATCGGCGCAGTTCCCATTGCATGTGTGGCTGCCGGACGCCATGGAGGGCCCGACACCGGTCTCAGCCCTGATCCACGCCGCCACGATGGTTGCGGCGGGCGTATACCTGGTCGCCAGGATGTATCCGGTATATCTTACCGACACCAGCGGAATTGCGCTGCACACAGTCGCATATATCGGGGCGTTTACTGCCCTCTTTGCTGCATCTATAGGCATAGCTCAAAACGACATCAAGAAGGTCCTTGCCTACTCTACGGTGAGCCAGCTCGGATATATGATAATGGCTCTGGGCGTGTTCGGCTATGTCGCCGCGATCTTCCATTTGATGACGCATGCTTTCTTCAAGGCGCAGCTCTTCCTCGGCTCAGGCAGTGTGATCCACGGCACGGGCACGCAGGATATGCGCGAGATGGGCGGCCTCAAAAAGAAGATGCCCTGGACTTACTGGACGTTCCTAATCGCGACCCTGTCTCTTTGCGGAATACCGTTTGTGACAGCCGGAGGCTGGAGCAAGGAAGAGATATTAACAGTCGCATTCCATACCAATAAGATCGTGTTCTGGGCGGGCGCACTGGGAGCATTTGTAACAAGCTTTTATATGTTCCGCCTTATCTATATGACTTTCCACGGTGAGCCTAAAAACCACGAGATACATGCGCACGAAAGCCCCAAGGTGATGCTCGTGCCTCTGGTGATCCTGGCGACTCTGGCGGTTTTCGCCGGATATGTAGGCACACCGTTTAAGAACGCTTTTGAGCACTCCATGATGCCGGTCCTCGGCCATCATTATGAGACTGTTCTCGAAAGCGCACTGGAAGGCGCTCATATGACGAGCGGTTTCTTTACTCCGGTCTTTTTGATCGGAACATGCGCCGCTCTGCTGGGGATACTGCTTGCCACCATGATCTGGAAGTGGCATGTCATCAAGATTGAAAAGCTGGAGCCTGCATTCGGCTGGCTCGCTAAGATAGTTGCCAACAAATACTACATCGACGAGATATATCACGCCACGATCATTCGTGGGATTATGCTTGTCGCGGCTTTCCTGTTCTGGTTCGATAAGTGGATAATCGACTACGTAATAGTAAACGGCGTCGGCTATCTCTCGCTTGTCGTATCCAGTGTCTGGAACTGGTGCGATAAGAATATCGTGGACGGCCTGGTCAACCTGACGGGCTGGATAACAGGCACACTCGGGCGCGGGCTGCGCTACATTCAGACCGGCGTCGCAGAGCAGTATGTCTTTCTATTGGTTGTATCGATCGCGCTGATGAGCGTGGTTGCTTTGGTTGCGGCCGTATTCGGCCATCACTCGGAGGTATCATGGGTTCCACCAATCACTGGATTCTTCCATTAA
- a CDS encoding type II toxin-antitoxin system HicB family antitoxin, producing MKDYHINIFYSEEDDGYIADIPDLRACSAFGKTPEEALAEVQTAKDAWMEAARAKSKPIPRPKYRPAIYKVA from the coding sequence ATGAAAGATTATCATATAAACATTTTCTATAGTGAAGAGGATGACGGTTATATCGCCGATATTCCTGATCTTCGGGCATGTTCGGCTTTCGGTAAGACCCCTGAAGAGGCCCTGGCGGAAGTGCAAACAGCCAAGGATGCCTGGATGGAAGCAGCACGCGCTAAGAGCAAGCCAATACCGAGGCCGAAGTATCGTCCTGCAATTTACAAGGTGGCGTGA
- a CDS encoding glycosyltransferase family 87 protein, whose amino-acid sequence MNRMDNIINDNCVYGWKTWALYGILAACMVLLPPLMVSSGLPSIGSSWETSSRVFEMFGFCSMAALAVVAYVEFQRRRSAGLIGIVSVVLFVLVFGHIAMLVSEYTYKSCDYDCYTNAADAILHGRDPYFGTGYLYPPVLAESIAGAYRVLVGSAHTFGVKTTDAQVWSYIFYLWQCAQFFLAIAAYLLSMRFVKALGGRGVLPMLLVAAVFVFNIPLIRALRWNQANLLMLVAILYVLAMGGKRPWFAGVMLALGACIKLYPVAILAPAAVTRRWRTLAAFAVALLAIIALDGSLGGRFDVWRWYYEFSQGFPNGFPLASVYRDNSLYGIITKSAWFFSVGPSFHNAYAVAMVLWRILAIVAIIYVAVRAVKREKSFAACVKSADACETAPAETIRFTGHCMDILALALVLSPLVWEHHYVLAVPIVLWSIMCRHRRKPWLVGIGSLLILLPPSFDVWLFSYHRIVGLAMLIASSSPIVDLVEHQKNIDDLQVLG is encoded by the coding sequence ATGAACCGAATGGATAATATTATCAACGACAACTGTGTATATGGTTGGAAGACATGGGCGCTGTATGGTATCCTTGCGGCGTGTATGGTATTGTTGCCGCCTCTGATGGTGTCGAGCGGGCTGCCGAGCATCGGCAGTTCATGGGAGACATCTTCTCGGGTATTTGAGATGTTCGGCTTTTGTTCCATGGCTGCGCTGGCTGTTGTTGCTTATGTCGAGTTCCAGAGACGCAGGTCCGCCGGTCTTATCGGCATTGTATCGGTAGTACTGTTTGTGCTTGTTTTTGGGCATATCGCGATGCTTGTAAGTGAGTACACATACAAGTCCTGCGACTATGATTGCTATACTAATGCCGCAGATGCAATCCTGCATGGCCGAGATCCATATTTCGGCACAGGCTATTTGTATCCGCCGGTCCTTGCGGAGAGTATAGCGGGTGCTTATAGGGTCCTGGTTGGGTCTGCGCATACATTCGGCGTAAAAACGACTGATGCGCAAGTCTGGTCGTATATATTTTATCTCTGGCAGTGCGCCCAGTTTTTTCTGGCAATCGCGGCGTATTTGCTGAGTATGAGGTTCGTAAAGGCGCTGGGCGGCAGAGGGGTTTTGCCGATGCTGCTTGTAGCGGCAGTGTTTGTGTTCAATATTCCTTTGATCCGGGCACTTAGGTGGAACCAGGCGAACCTGTTAATGCTGGTGGCGATATTGTATGTGCTCGCCATGGGCGGCAAGCGGCCCTGGTTTGCAGGGGTGATGCTCGCATTAGGCGCGTGCATTAAGCTATATCCTGTGGCGATCTTGGCGCCTGCGGCTGTAACCCGGCGCTGGCGCACATTGGCAGCTTTTGCAGTTGCACTTCTGGCAATTATTGCGCTGGATGGAAGTCTCGGCGGGCGATTTGATGTATGGCGATGGTATTATGAGTTCTCGCAGGGTTTCCCGAACGGGTTTCCGCTGGCTTCCGTCTATCGCGACAACAGCCTGTATGGCATTATTACAAAGTCGGCCTGGTTTTTTTCTGTCGGTCCGAGTTTTCACAATGCTTATGCCGTTGCAATGGTTCTCTGGCGTATTTTGGCAATTGTCGCTATCATATATGTCGCAGTAAGAGCTGTAAAACGAGAGAAGTCTTTTGCGGCATGCGTCAAGAGTGCTGATGCATGTGAGACGGCTCCGGCCGAGACTATCCGGTTTACCGGACATTGTATGGATATACTGGCTCTTGCATTGGTTCTCTCGCCATTGGTTTGGGAGCATCATTATGTGCTGGCCGTGCCTATAGTTTTGTGGTCGATCATGTGCCGGCACAGGCGAAAACCGTGGCTTGTCGGTATAGGAAGCCTGCTGATACTGCTTCCGCCGTCTTTCGATGTGTGGCTTTTCAGCTATCATCGAATCGTGGGGCTGGCAATGCTGATCGCATCGAGTTCACCTATTGTGGACTTGGTCGAGCATCAGAAGAATATAGATGATTTACAGGTGTTGGGGTAG